From Zea mays cultivar B73 chromosome 3, Zm-B73-REFERENCE-NAM-5.0, whole genome shotgun sequence:
tacagaggatcctaaggttcagctggtagagactactgagcaggagctcgtggaaggcaagttgtgcccttgatcacttccttttacccattcatgttcttattaatcataatgatctgcataggttaattttgataggacccaataggttaccctagattttgactatctttataccttgtttcatcactggttttactactaaatttttggatagtacatgctattgctttatgtggttttgggtatagagatattcattactcatgtttacactttttattatttgtttattatttactgttcatgataagatcattatgttaatgggaacatgaagaaccacccagtaaaacagtgctaccacaagggtttaatgggacgcccttggctgattaactaggaaagctagtggatgactaccttacccgaaaggggcaagggcagtaggggagtggtcagtgtagggaggtccttgggttgattttgctgcgatggcggtcaggcgagggattcctgcactggagcttcctataaactgtagcgggttttctgaagctagtgaaactttgtaaaggcctcatagtggtaccctgcctcgcttccttggtagaggtgtatggggtctgatcaactccgtggcaaatgggtaacacgacttgtgggtaaagatacgcaaattctgcagagtgtaaaactgatatactaaccgtgctcacggtcatgagcgactcggacactcacatgattaatttatggaacttaaattcaacgtGTCATTTTATTGTATCtgagattattttattattacttttatttattattattatggtttggtatttactaacacttagtaactgctaataaaattttgaccaacttatataagcaatgctcagcttcaacctttagtttattgatcagccttacacttcatgaactcccacctttagtgagttcatgccacattattcctcacaacttgttgagcgatgaacatatgtgagctcactcttgctgtctcacaccccctacAGGAGAAGAAtatgtggtcgaagaggagctccctaacactgaggctttcgacttgatctaggtgccgtctcccagtcagctttctggcgccaaggaaggATTTTAGattctgttatatttatcttattTTTTTGTAAAACttacgctatgtaataaatactctgattattgtgacatttatctctatacactatgtaATTATATATGATATCTTTTTAGCGTATGTATAAGATTTAACCAGCTTTGTTACTTAAATTCGAGTGTGACAAATATTATTTCCCGAGATGTTAACTGATTTCCTATTATCCAATCACCATCATGCAGTTCATACCCGTACACCTTTCCAGAGCTAAAGAAGGAAAGCAGACATTAAAAAAAAGGCGGAGATCCGACGGCTGAGGAAGCTCGAAACGCCCTATCCGACGGTCCAAACCGCGCCGAGCGGGCGATCCGTCGTCCTTGCAGCGCACCACTGCAGCTCGCTCGCTCAACACTCGGAGTGTGTCCTCTCGCCTCCTCCCCTCTCCGCCAGCGGCTGCCACCAGCCCACCACCGCCCCTCCTCAAAACGCCAAAAATTTCCCCACCTCTAGACGCCCTTTCCCCTCCCCCCGAGATCCCATCCATGGCCACCTCCCGCCCCCGGATCTGGCGCTGAGCCCGCCATTGCCGGATCCCTGCCAGGTCTCCACCCCGCCGTCGCGCTCCCGGCCCGGTTCTATTGGGCGCGGCGTGGCATTCCCTTTCTTCTTTGTGCGCTAACCGGGGGGTGGTGGTTGATCTGTACTGGCGGGTGCAGCGCGCCTTGCGATCTCTAGCTGTTGCTGCGGGAGGACCGGCCGCCTCGTCGCCGTTGCCAAGTGCGCTCTTTTAAAGCCCGAAGATTCGCCCCCTCCGCGTGTTCGTGTCGCCGAGAGGAGGTCGGACTTGTCGGAATGGTCGTCTAATTGGGGAGATTTGATGTGTTATTGGTGCCGCCGGATCTCGCCGACATGTGGAAGCAATTTATCGGAAAGCTATCGTGGAAGTCAATGAAATCCAGCTCTGGCAGCGGGGGGTCGCCGCCGGCGCCACTATCGTCGCCGCGGGATAATGGAGCCTCACCGCGGGAGAATGGGGCCACGGGGAAGCCTAACGTCTCGCCTCGGTCTCCCGCGGCTGGCGCCGGAGCCGGAGCCGAGGTGAGGTCCAGGGAGGACGCCTTTGTCCAGAAAGTTAACATTTGCTGCGCGGTGTACGACTTCTCCGACCGAGGCAAGGACTCGCCGGAGAAGGAGCGGAAGCGGCAAATGCTCATGTCCCTCGTCGACTGCATTGGCGCCGCCGAGGAGCCGCTCACGGAGACGATGATAGCAGCGTGCGTGCGCATGTTCGCTGCTAACCTGTTCAGGGTCTTCCCGCCCAAAGTCCGGTCTGGCACCTCGGCTTCGGAGACCGAGGAGGACGAGCCGTTCTTCGATCCGTCCTGGTACCACCTGCAAGTCGTTTACGAGTTTCTCCTTAGGTTTGTGACCTCACCACTCGTGGATGCTAAGGTGGCTAGGAAGTATGTGGATAGCCCTTTCGTCTCCAAGCTGCTCGATCTGTTTGATTCGGATGACCCGAGAGAAAGGGACTGCTTGAAGACAATATTGCATAGGATATATGGCAAGTTCATGGGAAACCGACCGTTCATCCGTAAGGCTGTGAGCAACATCTTCTATAGGTTTGTGTTCGAGACGGATCACCACAATGGGATTGCCGAACTATTGGAGGTCTTTGGCAGTGTGATAAGTGGGTTTGCAAAGCCATTGAAGGAGGAACATAAGTTGTTCTTATGGAAAGCATTGATACCACTTCATAAGCCGAAATCAATGGGAGTGTATCTGCCACAGCTGACATATTGCATCACACAATTTATTGACAAGGAACCAAAGCTTGCTGGGACTGTGATCAGGGGCCTGTTAAAGTATTGGCCAGTTACAAATAGTCAAAAGGAAATGATGTTTTTGGGGGAGTTGGAGGAGGTGCTGGAGTTGACTGACATGGCTGAATTTCAGAAGTGCATGGTCCCCTTATTCCGGAAGATTGCTAGTTGCCTGAATAGCTCTCATTTTCAGGTGAGATTCACTCTTTATATTTTTGCTCTGGTCTTGTGCTCATAACAATTGCCGTGGTAAGAAATGCTAACAGGAATATATGCTCGTGTAATCATTAGTTTCTTGACTAAAGGTTAGATGCACAGCTTTAAGCTTTTTTTTAATCAAGTAATAGTTGCAATGTTGTTTGCCAGATGGATCTTTTTTCTTATGTTAATTGAAGAGTATGTTTGGCACCTTTCGTTTTCGCCTTGCTTTTCTGATTTATTAGTGTCCCTTTACATGGTCTCCTATGCCTTTCTGACATAGTGCTCGCTAATTAATGATAAAAGTTTCATCAGTGGTTAGAATCTGTTCTTGTTGGCTAAAGTGAGACCACACACTTATGTTAGTGGCTTAAGTTTAGTTGGTGGTCACTTCTCTTTATGAGGCTTCAGGCCATTCGTTTTGACCATAGAATTGGAAATGACCTATCTAATTCTGCCTCATATCAGTCTCAGTGTACTACGGAAATCTTAGGTCACAAATAAATCCGGTACAAAGGCAGATGATAGGAGTCTTTGGGGTGTTTGTGTGGCAATTGCCAAAATTCTGCTTCTCTTGTAAGTTGTAAATACTCGAATTTTCTCAATAAATCGAagatgcagacatttgcactttgTGGGGCTTGACAATCAGCTAGGTAGAATTGTGATTTTCAATCGGTTCTGTATCGATTTTGTGCACGGATGTGGATGAACACAGCAACACTCATTTCCTTGTATGTACAATATATTGTATTCATCTGTCTTCGTCGACTAAATAGGATACATAAATGTAGGGTTGGGAACAGCATGATGTTTGTGATTATACTATCTTTGTTCGTGTCACTGGCATGTTCAACAACACATGCATATTGCATTGTTGCGTAAAGGGATTATCCTTTGACACTCAAGCACTGCCTTTTCTTGGCATGCTTTTTTGCAGGTTGCAGAGAGAGCCTTGTTCCTATGGAACAACGAGCACCTATTCGACATGATCTCCCAAAACCGCCAAGTAATCCTACCAATCATATACCCAGCTCTGGAGAGGAACACCCGCTGGCACTGGAACCAGTCGGTCCTCAACGTAACCATGAACGTGCGGAAAATGTTCCGCGACATGGACGAGAGGCTGCTTCAAGCCTGCCACGACAACTTCCAAGAGGAAGAGGAGAAGCGGGCCGTGACTGAGGAGCGGCGGAGGCTCATGTGGGAGCAGCTGGAGCGAAGTGCCGCTCGCGGGTACCACCAGCCGACGACGATCGCTGCCGATGCGAGCAGCTTCCCCGCGCCCTCTTCATCGGCTCGTCTTGTATCCCTCACCGTGACATGAGAACACGAGGTTGCAACCAGATGTTGCTCTGTTTTCGCCGCttggtagctaaagctagatgatGGAGTTGCTTGCTTCGCTGGGGGATGCACGCACGAAGGCATTTTGTTACCTTCTGTGTATGCATAACCCCCCTTGTCAAAGTCTGTAATTAATAGCTGACGGTTTGAGGACAAAGGGACGTTTTGGATTTTTGCAATGGCGTATTCTTGAAATGGGCATGGTGTTCTCTTCTTGCTGCCTAAATGTTGTCTGGTTCTACCACAGCGCTCTCTGCTGTGTATCTGGACAGTATGTATGCCCCATGGGAGGATGACAATCGACAAGTTTGCAGCTTTCCTTTTTTTTGGTTGTTGATTTCGTGGCAAATAGCTTGTGCTTATTTTTTTATTCTTTTAAGTGGACATAATCAGTAAAAAAAGAAACAAGAACAGCTGAGGCTGGATGAAAACGAACAAGTCTCTCTCAAAATGTTGTGCTTAGGTTATCTACTTGCTGATTGGTACTGTTTTTTTTTTGGAAATCAAGTGCTCCTTAGATTTTCTCGGGGTAACGCGCACACTCTAGATTCTATAATCTGTATGAAACCAAACGGAGCCTTAGTAACCAAGAACTGGCTTAATGTTTTTTACCTAATATTCTGAGATTATTTGGATCCAGCTGTGGGGATCAGATAGCCTTCAATTTCAAAGTGTAGGTTGTTAATTTTTTTTGGAAATGGAAGATATATTAATTTCAAGTTCACACAACGAGTTGCAAGTTTTTGAAAACACATCTTCCGGCCTCTATTCCGTACACACAGCCAACACTACAAACCCAAACATAAAACCGGGTATAAACTAATGACTATCAATTCTTAGACTAGACCGCCACCCATGTTCCCAGGAAAAGAAATCCACGACCACTCGCGGTATAAACTAGTGGCTATCAATTCTTAGACTAGACCGCCACTCATGCTCTCAGGAAAAGAAATCCACGACCACTCGCGGTATAAACTAGTGGCTATCAATTCTTAGACTAGACCGCCACTCATGCTCTCAGGAAAAGAAATCCACGACCACTCGCGTTAAGTGAAGCGAGGCCTCCATAGCAAGCTCCTGTGACTGTGATCCCCCGTTAAAGGATAGCCCATGACCGAACCCAATGAATAGCTGCAAAGATAACCTGTATAGAAGAAGCACAAATTTTGTTTTCAAACACAATATTATTTCTATAGAGTCAGATAGACCAACATAAGGCTGCTGCCCCGAGCAAAGCAATGGACTGCATAGCTTCAGAGAGCCCCTAGAGCCACTGTCCAAGCATGTGTGCAGGCTTTGAAAGTGTATGTTTTGGATTTTTGCCACTGGAGCCCTTTGGTTTGAGGACAAAGGGACGTTTTGGATTTTTTGCCACTGTCCAACATAAGGATGCTGCCCCGAGCAAAGCAAGGGACATGCACATCTTCTACGTCGTCTTCAAAGTATACGTTGCTAATATAGATACGTTTTCACACGTATATACTTCTTCTGCTTGTTTTAAATTATTAGACGTTTTAGCATTTGTAGATACGATATATTTTGATATAACTTGTGTTATTTAGGTGCGTCAAAAACTGAAACATCGTATAATTTAGAGAGGAGAGAGTATATA
This genomic window contains:
- the LOC100273799 gene encoding Serine/threonine protein phosphatase 2A 57 kDa regulatory subunit B' kappa isoform-like, giving the protein MWKQFIGKLSWKSMKSSSGSGGSPPAPLSSPRDNGASPRENGATGKPNVSPRSPAAGAGAGAEVRSREDAFVQKVNICCAVYDFSDRGKDSPEKERKRQMLMSLVDCIGAAEEPLTETMIAACVRMFAANLFRVFPPKVRSGTSASETEEDEPFFDPSWYHLQVVYEFLLRFVTSPLVDAKVARKYVDSPFVSKLLDLFDSDDPRERDCLKTILHRIYGKFMGNRPFIRKAVSNIFYRFVFETDHHNGIAELLEVFGSVISGFAKPLKEEHKLFLWKALIPLHKPKSMGVYLPQLTYCITQFIDKEPKLAGTVIRGLLKYWPVTNSQKEMMFLGELEEVLELTDMAEFQKCMVPLFRKIASCLNSSHFQVAERALFLWNNEHLFDMISQNRQVILPIIYPALERNTRWHWNQSVLNVTMNVRKMFRDMDERLLQACHDNFQEEEEKRAVTEERRRLMWEQLERSAARGYHQPTTIAADASSFPAPSSSARLVSLTVT